The Lebetimonas natsushimae genomic sequence ATTGAACTTGGAAGAATTAACTCTAGACAAATTGAAGCCGGTAGGGTTGCACTAACGAGAACTATGAAAAGAACTGGTAAAGTTTGGATTAGAGTATTTCCTGATAAACCTTTAACTTCAAAACCGGTTGGTGTGAGAATGGGTAAAGGTAAAGGTAGCGTTGAAGAGTGGGTTATGAATATTAAACCTGGAAGAATTATTTTTGAACTTACCGGTGTTGATAATGATACAGCAATTCGTGCATTAACTCTTGCAGCTGCAAAATTACCTTTTAAAACAAAAATTGTAACAATGGAGAGTGAAAATGAGCTATACTAAATTAAATGTAGCGGATTTGGTTCAAAAAAGTGAAGCTGAATTACAAGAGCTTCTTAAAAATAAAAAAATGGAACTTTTTGAGACAAGAATGAAACTAAAAACTATGCAGCTACAAGACACATCTTTAGTTTCTAAAATCAGAAAAGATATCGCAAGAATTAAAACAGCGATGAGACAAAAAAGGGGTAACTAATGCCTAAAAGAATAATTATTGGAAAAGTTATTAAAAAAACTGGTGATAAAACAATTAACGTATTAGTTGAAAGAAAAGTTTTACACCCTAAATATCATAAAATTGTTAAAAAATTTAAAAAATATTTAGTTCATGATGAAAAAAATGAAGCAAATGTTGGAGATGTTGTGAGTGCTATTGAGCACAGACCAATTTCTAAAAGAAAATCTTTTGTTTTAAAAGAGATTCTTGAAAGAGGAGAATAAGAATGATTCAACCATTTACAAGACTAAAAGTTGCTGATAACAGCGGTGCTAAAGAAATTATGTGTATTAAAGTTTTGGGAGGGTCAAAAAGAAGATA encodes the following:
- the rpmC gene encoding 50S ribosomal protein L29 produces the protein MSYTKLNVADLVQKSEAELQELLKNKKMELFETRMKLKTMQLQDTSLVSKIRKDIARIKTAMRQKRGN
- the rplP gene encoding 50S ribosomal protein L16; the encoded protein is MLMPKRTKYRKQQKGRNRGKAYRGNSLAFGTYGLKAIELGRINSRQIEAGRVALTRTMKRTGKVWIRVFPDKPLTSKPVGVRMGKGKGSVEEWVMNIKPGRIIFELTGVDNDTAIRALTLAAAKLPFKTKIVTMESENELY
- the rpsQ gene encoding 30S ribosomal protein S17; translation: MPKRIIIGKVIKKTGDKTINVLVERKVLHPKYHKIVKKFKKYLVHDEKNEANVGDVVSAIEHRPISKRKSFVLKEILERGE